From Bacteroidia bacterium:
CTGATTTATTACAAGCGGAATCTGGTGCGCTGAATAATGCAGGATTAGTTAATGAAACTTCTACAGCTGCCGGTGCTGGTTTATGTGCTTACGGAATTAACAATACAGCAAAGGGTCCACTTCGATGCGGCTTTGCTGCTACTGCTGCTACCACTAGAGTTCAATCTGGAGGCAGTTATTACGGAGCAATGGATCTGTCGGGAAATGTGGATGAACAATGCCTTGGAGGATACAATTATAATTATTCAACATTCACGAATATTAATGGTGATGGAAGTTTGAGTTCAGTTGGAACTGCTAATACTGCTAACTGGCCCAGTTTGGGTGGTGGACAAAATGGAGGAATTATGAGAGGTAGTAATTGGTTTACACCTACAGTTTCTGATCTCAATGTGAGTGATAGAGGGTTAATGACTCAGAATTATAATAATAATAGAGATTACCGTGTTGGCGGAAGAGGAGTTCGTAGTTGGTAAAGAAATATAGTGTGACAAAACTATTCAGTCAAATTTTCGAAAAGTATTTACACAATTGTTTCACGATGAAAAGCAGTATAAGTAATCGGTATATTTTTTTATTGTTTGTGATTTACATTTTTCCTCAGCCTGCTTTTTCTCAATACTTAGGTGGCAATGCTAATGGTTTTGCTATTAATACACTTACTCAAACTGTTTGTCCTGCCTTAGCCAGTACCAATATTTACTATGGCGGCAATGCTGATGGTTTTGCACTTAACACACTTACTCAAACTGTTTGCCCTCCATTGCCCAGTACCAATATTTACTATGGCGGAAATGCTGATGGTTTTGCACTTAACACACTTACACAATCTGTTTGTCCTCCATTGCCCAGTACAAATATTTTTTTTGGCGGAAATGCTGATGGTTTTGCGTTCAATAATTTGCAACAGTCTAATTGTTATATTGCCTTACCAATTGAGTTACTTTCTTGGGAAGCACAATGTGAGCAAAGGGAGGTTATTTTAAAATGGACAACGGCATCAGAAATCAATAATGATTATTTTACCATTGAAAAATCAATAGATGGCGCAAACTGGCAATTAGTAGGCAAAGTGAAGGGTGCAGGAAATAGTACTGGAATAAAAAAGTACACATTTACAGATATAAATTCCAAATCTGACACTACCGTTTATTATCGCCTTAGCCAGACCAATTTTGACGGCACCACCGTTTTCTTCAACGAAATAAGTGTTACTTGCGAAGACAGCAACGAAAAAAATGTTTTTGTTTATCCCAATCCTACTTCAGGAAACTTTAATTTGCATTTCATCAATGGAATGGAAGAAACCGTTCAAGATATAGATGTATATACCGTTTTAGGACAAAATATTTTTCATCAAACAAGTGCCAACAAAAGCATTAGTGTATTTCAAACGATTAATTTATCAGACTATTCAGACGGAATTTACTTTTTAAAAATTCAAACCTTAAATGGAATCATCACAAAAAAAATTATGATAAATAAATTTTAAATCGTTGATAACGTTAAAATAAGTTTCTATAACAGAAATTGCTTCGTATTCAAATACTTCCATTTAATTATCAAATTAAAATTTTAGAACCGGCCTTTGGGATTATTTCTAATTGTCATCAATGCTTTTATTATTTTACTTGCGAGTAAGTTAGTTACTGGCTTTGCGGTGCAAGGTTTCGGAACGACTTTAATTTTCGGAGTTGTACTTTGGATTGTTAACTCAGCTCTTGAAGGATTAAATAAAGCACTCGAAAAAATTAATTTTTCAAAGCTCCTTTTTTATCATCAGAAAAATGCCTCTCAAAAAAATAATTTTTCGAAGCCTACTTTTTCTGATTATATTTGCGGCTCACAAACAAAAACCTATGTTGTAGATAGGCGCAAACTATGATAAACATTACCTTACCGGACGGTTCCAAAAGACAATACGAACGCGGAACAACAGCTCTCGAAATCGCGAAAAGCATTAGCGAAGGTTTAGCACGAAATGTGCTTGCCGCCAAAGTAAATGGAGAAATTTGGGATGCTTCCCGACCGATAAACGACGATTCCTTACTGACATTATTGACGTGGAACGATACCGAAGGAAAATCTACACTTTGGCATTCCTCCGCGCATTTGCTGGCGGAAGCACTGGAAAGCATTTATCCAGGCGTAAAATTCGGAATTGGTCCTGCCATCGAAAATGGTTTTTATTACGATATTGATTTGGGTGGGAAAACAATTTCTTCAGATGATTTCAAAAAAATTGAAGATAAAATGTTGGACTTGGCGCGCCAAAGCAACAAATATATCCGAAAAGAAGTTTCTAAAAAAGATGCTATTTCCTATTTCACCGAGAAAAACGATGAATACAAATTGGACTTGTTGAAAGATTTGGAAGACGGAAAAATTACATTTTATTCGCAAGGTAATTTTACTGATTTATGTCGTGGTCCGCACATTCCGGATACTGGTTTTATAAAAGCGGTAAAGTTGATGAACATTGCCGGAGCGTATTGGCGAGGTGATGAAAAAAACAAACAATTAACACGTATTTACGGCATCACTTTTCCGAAACAAAAAGAATTAGCGGAGTATTTAATTTTGTTGGAAGAAGCTAAAAAGCGCGACCATCGTAAGATTGGAAAAGAATTAGAATTGTTTGCTTTTTCTGAAAAAGTAGGAATGGGACTTCCTTTGTGGCTTCCGAAAGGTACTGCTTTGCGCGAAAAATTAGAACAATTTATGCGTAAAGCCCAAATAAAAGCAGGTTATTTACCAGTTATTACGCCTCACATCGGAAATAAAAATTTGTACATCACTTCCGGACATTACGAGAAATACGGAAAAGATTCTTTTCAACCGATTCGCACGCCACACGAAGGCGAAGAATTTTTTTTGAAACCGATGAATTGTCCGCACCATTGCGAGATTTATAAAACATCACCAAAATCATACAAAGATTTACCTATTCGTTTGGCTGAATTCGGAACTGTTTATCGTTATGAACAAGCCGGAGAATTGCATGGATTAACAAGAGTACGCGGTTTTACACAAGATGACGCGCACATATTTTGTCGTCCAGATCAAGTAAAAGAAGAATTTTGTAAAGTGATTGATTTGGTTTTATATGTTTTTAAAGCATTGGATTTTGAAAATTTTACGGCACAAATTTCTTTGCGCGATCCAAACAATAAAGAAAAATACATTGGCTCTGACGAAAATTGGAAATTAGCCGAAGATGCGATCATTGAATCTGCCAAAGAAAAAGGATTAACAACTGTTGTAGAATTGGGGGAAGCTGCCTTTTACGGACCGAAACTCGATTTTATGGTGAAGGATGCCATTGGTCGGAAATGGCAATTGGGAACCATTCAAGTAGATTATAATTTGCCGGAACGTTTCGAATTGGAATATACTGGAAGCGACAATCAAAAACATCGCCCAGTAATGATTCACCGTGCGCCTTTTGGCTCGTTGGAGCGTTTTGTGGCTGTATTGATAGAACATTGCGCTGGAAAATTTCCGCTTTGGCTCACGCCTGAACAAGTTGCGATACTTCCCATCAGCGATAAGTACAACGATTATGCAAAAAAAGTTTTGGAATTGCTAAATAATTACGATATTCGCGGCTTCGTTGACGAAAGGAGTGAGAAAATTGGCAGAAAAATTCGGGATACAGAATTGAAAAAAATTCCTTTTATGCTGATTGTTGGAGAAAAAGAGCAGGCGGATAATACAGTGTCAGCAAGGAAACAAGGCGAAGGAGATACCGGAACATTTTCCGTTAAAGAATTTGCCGAAGTGATTAAAAAAGAAATTGACGCCAAATTGGCGACGTTTGAATAAATAAAAAGTAAACAAATTAATAGGAGGATCAACATATAGCAACGCCATTTACACCCTTTGTTCGCTCGGCAGACAGAGGTCGTTTCCAGAAAAAAGAAGACCCACATTTTATCAATGAACGGATCAAAGCACGCACCGTTCGCGTGGTAGGAGAAGGGATAGAACAAGGTGTTTTTTCGATTGAAAAAGCACTTCAGATAGCTGTAGAAGCTGGTTTGGATTTGATAGAGATTTCGCCCAATGCGGAGCCTCCTGTGTGTAAAGTTGCCGATTATAAAAAGTTTTTATACGAGCAAAAAAAGAAACAAAAAGAGTTAAAAGCGAAAGCCGCGAAGATTGTTGTAAAAGAAATTCGTTTTGGACCAAATACAGATGAGCACGATTATAATTTCAAAAAAAATCATGCCCTAAAATTTTTACAAGAAGGCGCAAAGGTGAAAGCATTTGTGTTTTTTAGAGGACGTTCTATTTTATTTAAAGAGCAAGGTGAAATTTTATTATTGCGTTTCGCGCAAGAGTTGGAAGAACATGGAAAAGTAGAGCAATTGCCTTTATTAGAGGGAAAAAGAATGATTATGATTGTTTCTCCCAAAAAAAATAAGTAAAAAAAAGAGTGCTAAAATAAATTAAAAATTAATTCAATAACTGAAGCAAAATGCCAAAAGTAAAAACCAATTCCAGCGCGAAAAAAAGATTTTCGTTTACCGGAACAGGAAAAATTAAACGGAAACACGCTTTCAAAAGCCATATCCTGACGAAAAAATCCACCAAAAGAAAACGTGGTTTGACACACACTGGAACTGTTGACAAAGCAGATACAGGACGTATCAAATCATTACTTGGAGTTGGAAATTAATTTTTCAAAACAACAAATAATTCTCAGATAAATTAACCAGG
This genomic window contains:
- a CDS encoding T9SS type A sorting domain-containing protein encodes the protein MKSSISNRYIFLLFVIYIFPQPAFSQYLGGNANGFAINTLTQTVCPALASTNIYYGGNADGFALNTLTQTVCPPLPSTNIYYGGNADGFALNTLTQSVCPPLPSTNIFFGGNADGFAFNNLQQSNCYIALPIELLSWEAQCEQREVILKWTTASEINNDYFTIEKSIDGANWQLVGKVKGAGNSTGIKKYTFTDINSKSDTTVYYRLSQTNFDGTTVFFNEISVTCEDSNEKNVFVYPNPTSGNFNLHFINGMEETVQDIDVYTVLGQNIFHQTSANKSISVFQTINLSDYSDGIYFLKIQTLNGIITKKIMINKF
- a CDS encoding phage holin family protein encodes the protein MGLFLIVINAFIILLASKLVTGFAVQGFGTTLIFGVVLWIVNSALEGLNKALEKINFSKLLFYHQKNASQKNNFSKPTFSDYICGSQTKTYVVDRRKL
- the thrS gene encoding threonine--tRNA ligase codes for the protein MINITLPDGSKRQYERGTTALEIAKSISEGLARNVLAAKVNGEIWDASRPINDDSLLTLLTWNDTEGKSTLWHSSAHLLAEALESIYPGVKFGIGPAIENGFYYDIDLGGKTISSDDFKKIEDKMLDLARQSNKYIRKEVSKKDAISYFTEKNDEYKLDLLKDLEDGKITFYSQGNFTDLCRGPHIPDTGFIKAVKLMNIAGAYWRGDEKNKQLTRIYGITFPKQKELAEYLILLEEAKKRDHRKIGKELELFAFSEKVGMGLPLWLPKGTALREKLEQFMRKAQIKAGYLPVITPHIGNKNLYITSGHYEKYGKDSFQPIRTPHEGEEFFLKPMNCPHHCEIYKTSPKSYKDLPIRLAEFGTVYRYEQAGELHGLTRVRGFTQDDAHIFCRPDQVKEEFCKVIDLVLYVFKALDFENFTAQISLRDPNNKEKYIGSDENWKLAEDAIIESAKEKGLTTVVELGEAAFYGPKLDFMVKDAIGRKWQLGTIQVDYNLPERFELEYTGSDNQKHRPVMIHRAPFGSLERFVAVLIEHCAGKFPLWLTPEQVAILPISDKYNDYAKKVLELLNNYDIRGFVDERSEKIGRKIRDTELKKIPFMLIVGEKEQADNTVSARKQGEGDTGTFSVKEFAEVIKKEIDAKLATFE
- the infC gene encoding translation initiation factor IF-3, with product MATPFTPFVRSADRGRFQKKEDPHFINERIKARTVRVVGEGIEQGVFSIEKALQIAVEAGLDLIEISPNAEPPVCKVADYKKFLYEQKKKQKELKAKAAKIVVKEIRFGPNTDEHDYNFKKNHALKFLQEGAKVKAFVFFRGRSILFKEQGEILLLRFAQELEEHGKVEQLPLLEGKRMIMIVSPKKNK
- the rpmI gene encoding 50S ribosomal protein L35 — protein: MPKVKTNSSAKKRFSFTGTGKIKRKHAFKSHILTKKSTKRKRGLTHTGTVDKADTGRIKSLLGVGN